From the genome of Syngnathoides biaculeatus isolate LvHL_M chromosome 15, ASM1980259v1, whole genome shotgun sequence:
AGACAgacgaacagtcgcactcacaaccacacctaggggcactttagtgtccaattaatgttgcatgtttttgggatgtgggaggaaaccggagtgcccagagaaaacccacacaggcgcgtggagaacatacaaactccgcaCTGGTGGGGCCGGGAGTGAACccagctcctcagaactgtgaaggcaacgctttacagccactcgtttttcgcggttaattggtaccagtgGAAAAACTGCGAAGTAggggtaaatttttttttttttttgctttattgatCCATGTCGTCATGCCAGGGATAACACATCCCTACGAAGCgatctttttttgtctctttttagGGGGGCGGGTGCGGAAATccacgatgcactgaatccgcaataGGTGATCCGTGAAGTAGAGAGattactgtgtgtatatatatatatatatatatatatatatatatatatatatatatatatatataaccccCTGATAagagctgttcagtccctgtaggactgttgtcagagtttggtccacatttctggcaataagtcagactcgtttcctgtgagagttggactccgccaaggctgtcctttgtcaccgatttttttcataacttttatggacagaatctgtAGGCGCGACCGAGGCATAGAGTGTCTCCGGTTTGGTGGCATCAGCATCGCCTCTCTGCTCTTTGTAgaagatgtggttctgttgccttcatcaagctgtgatctctaactctcactggagcggctgggatgaaaatcagcaccaaACAGAGACCATAGTCCTCAGTCTGAAAAGGGTGCCGTGCtctctccgggtcagggatgagatcctgctccaagtgaaggagttcaagtatcttggggtgttGCTCACgactgagggaagaatggagcgggagctcgacagacggatcggtgtaGCGTCTGCAGTTGGCATTGGGATATCTGGTCAGGAAGGCATCCAGGTAATTAGGACTactagatacagtgaagaaaacaaatatttgaacaccctgctatattgcaagttctcccacttaggagggttctgaaattttcatcgtaggtgcatgtccactgtgagagagataatctaaaaagaaaaatcacaatgtatgattttttaaaaataatttgtgtgatacagttgcaaataattgtttgaacacgtctatcagctacaattctgaccctcaaagacctgttagtccgcctttaaaagtccacctccactacatggattatcctgaatcagatgcacctgtgtgaggtcgttaggtgCATAAGGACGCCTGTGCACCcgatataatcagtaagactcaaacttgtaacatggccaagaccaaagagctgtccaaagacaccagagacaaaactgtacaaaccCACATaggtggaaagggctacagagaaattgccaagcagtttggtgagaaagggtccactgttggagcaatcattagaaaatggaagaagctaaacatgatggtcaatctcaatcggagtggagccccatgcaagatatcaccttgtgtggtctcagtgatccttagaaatgtcaggaatcagcccaggactacacgacaggacttggtcaatgacctgaaaagagctgggaccaccgtttccaaggtgactgttggtgatacactaagatgtcatggtttgaactcatacatggtacggaaggttcctttacttgaaccagcacatgtcaaggctcatcttaactttgccaatgaccatttggatgatacagaggagtcatgggagaaagttttttggtcagatgtgaccaaagtggaacttttttgtaataactccactaaccgtgtttggaggaagacgaatggagagttccatcccaagaacacaatccctactgtgaagcatgcgggTGGTCGCAtcctgctttgggggtgtttttctgaacatgggacaggacaactgcactgtattaagaagaggatgaccatgactatgtattgtgagattttggggaacaacctctttccctcagtcagagcattgaagatgggtctcagcagggtctttcaacatgacaatgacccgaagcacacagccaggaaaaccaaggagtggctccataagaagcatatcaaggttccggtgtggcctagccaatctccagacctaaacccaatagaaaatctttggaggtagctgaaactcagtgtttctcagcgacagcccagaaacctgtctgatctagagaagatctgtgtggaggagtgggccaaaatccctcatgcagtgtgtgcaaacctggtgaataaatacaggaaatgtttgacatctgtaattgcaaacaaaggctactgtaccaaatattaacattggttttctcaggtgttcaaatatttatttgcagctgtatcacacaattaaatcgttaaaaaaaaaatcacatcatgatttctggatttttctttttagattatctctctcacagtggacatgcacctgcgatgaacatttcattccagaagtgggagaacttgcaatatagcagggtgttcaaatacttattttcttcattgtaagtCGAAAGatgaagttctcaatttaccagtcgatctatgttcatacactcacctatgggcacaagctgtgggttataaccgaaagaacaagatcccggatacaagcggccaaaatgagttacCTCtgtagggtgtccgggctctcccttagagatagggtgatgagcttggtcatccaggagaggctcagtgttgagttgctgctcctccgcattgagaggagccagatgatgaGGCTGGTGCACCTGATTCGGATGACTCCCGGAGGTCTTCagggtgaggtgttccgggaatgtcccaccagaaagagaccccggggatggtCAGGACACCCTAGAGACACTGTGTCTCGGCTGACtagggaatgcctcgggatacCTCCgaaagacctggaagaagtggctggggaaagggaagtttggctatccctgctgaagctacataCCCAGTGACCCGACCCGTAAAAGCggttgaagatggatggatggatggattatcctTCTTTATCCAGGTAAGCAGGTGACTCAATTCTCACAAGTACAGCACTCACCTCACCTTACTACTGACTGAAAGTCTTCAAATAATTTCTTCACATAAAATTTGGGAACTACTGTCTTTAGAATTTTACAATTATGGACAGCCCATGTTCACTTCTTAACAGACTACCAAGAGATTTAATCATTACCAAAACGTAGATTTAGCATAGGGAAATTGTCAGAAAGCAgtaagcaaattaaaaaaaataaaagaatcagAAGTTGACCATCATATTTAATCAAGCAAAGTTTGTATTACTTATAGACAGTGACCTGTAATAtctcttcccttttttttttttttttttaatagatggtACCACTATGATCTGTCTCGTCATACGGCTGAGGCACTCCTCTTGTCCAATGGAAGTGATGGAAGTTACCTCCTGAGAAATAGTAATGAGGGACCATGTTCTTTTGCTTTATCTGTAAGGTCAGTGTGTATATAATACATAAAAttagaaagagaaaaataacagtTTGCTTTCAAAGATTAAGATTGCCCCATTGATTTTCCGTTGCTTATCTGAGTCTAAGTTGCAGGTATTGCAGTCTTATTAAGGAGGGCCTATCTGGGTCTCTTCCAGTTCCACCTGAGGAAACCTAAGGTGTTCCCAGACCAGCTATGAGGTGTAGAGTTGTCCCTCCAGTATGTCTGTTATTAGGACTCCTCTTCGTTGTACTTTGAACACCTCACTTAGAGGCCTCCAAAAAATATGGCTCAAGTTCCTGAGATGACTCTTCTCACCATGGAGGAGCACCAGCTTTAGTCTGATTCCCTCATGACCGAActcttcagaatcagaattaatgGCCaattatgtaacaacacacaaggaatttgtctccaacAGTCGGTGCTTCCCTGGCATGACATTCATGTTTAGTACTGAGAagaatagacattcaattcatAGGaaactattcctgataagagtcacagttgtgcaaagatgcagtcttttcacatttagagcagttagttTGTCATCCCTACACCTTATGTTAAGGTTTTACAGTGTGCCCTTCCCCATTTGCAGttcaccgttatagaccagtgcaatgacaattgtgcaagggagcagtttaaagtgacgaattgtgcAATAGTCGATAGTACTATTACTAATGTTGATTCGACCatcaggatgtgagggtgtgtcccaacaactgcacaagacagaaaatagcagcttcactgatcaagaatctaatgacttaattgcaagagggaaaaaactgtttgaatgcctgttaGTTTTAATTTGCATCAACCAGTAGCGCCTACCCGGCGGAAGGAGGTGGAAGTGCTAATGGCCGAGATTGGAGGGTTCGAAATGATCCTGCCCGCTTTGGTCCTAGTTCAAGTggcatgcaagtcctcaagggtgggcaGGGTTGTGCCAACAATCCATTCAGTGGTTTTGTATTGTCCGTTGCAATcaaagtttgtcctttttgtggcagccccaaatcagagtgtgatggaggtacatagTCCTGATTCAATGACCACTGCGCAGGACTGGCTCAGTAGCTCTTgtggcaggccgtgcttcctcagaagccacaagaagtacatcctttgctaggCTTTTCTGAATTGATTTTTGTCTCCTACTTCAGGTCctggtcctgtgagactgtaattctcaagaacttgaaggtctcgatagttgacacaagacacttggacagcgtcaggggcagctgtggtgaacgATTCctactgaagtccacaatcatctctacagtctttagagtgttcaacgccatgttgtgttgaccacaccacaccaaagctccagtctcgccactgcctgtcgatacacagactcgTCGCCATCTCTGATGAGGCcctggtgtcatctgcgaacttcaggagtttgacagccaggtgccTTGAGGTCGAGTCGTTTGTGTAGGGTGAGAAGAGCGGAAGGGAGAGGACACAATGTTGGGTGGGGTGTCTCGGTGCTGATGCTGTGCGTGGATGGGGTGGTGTCCCCGAAcctcacctgttgtgtcctgcccatcaggaattAGTAGATCTACTGCCCTGTGGCAGGTGAGAcattgagctggagaagcttagaggagaggagttcagggatgataaTATTCACTCTAGATCATAGACTGTCCCAAGCTATCTTGCATAGGAAGCTCATTTCAGACAGAAACACTCTTAGCTGTGTTCCACATGAGTAAATCCATAAGCTAAGTGTGCAGTGAAGCCATTGGAGCAAATGAGAAAATAGCGAGGAGTAGATTCTCAGTGGGCTAAGACCCCTTATTCCATGGTTGTGTCTAGAAATTCCGTCTATAATGAACAGAACAAGGTTATTCATGGTGGAGACCAACATCTGCCATAAACTGGCTTGACTTACTACGACAATGCGACCCAAGCTCCTACTCTTATTGAACAAGGACCAAGTGGGCATTTTGCGTGTGTACCCATGTACCCAACACTACCCTGACCAGGTCGTAATGTTTCACAACTCGGACGAAAGCAACATTGCACACCTATGTATGGTCATGGTTGTAGTCTTCCCTCCTGTAGGTGCTCTTGCATAGTTTTTCATGGAGACCGAAGAGTGTGATCTCCTTATATTGGAACACATCAATcgtactttttaaaaagaacatcAGCAGTCCTTCTCAAAAATTGACCCCAACGTCCCCGACTTCCACGAAATGTTAAAGTGTCAACAGAAAGAGTCCGATTGCATCTGAAAAGATATTTTAATAAACTCCCTTTTCAATTTGGACACTTAAAAGTCACTAATAAAACACCATTATGTCAGAAGACTCATGTGAAAATTCCTAAATTAGTATGATGTTCTAATCCAACCTGCAGGGCGAAGGATTCAGTCAAGCATTTCCATGTGAAACACAAAGACAATGGCTATGTGTTTGGATTTAACACATTTGCCACCCTTCATGACTTTATCAACCACTTCGCCAATCAGCCACTAGTTGGCAACGAAACAGGTACAACGACCACAGTTTGAACTCAACACATTCACAACAGTCACTGTTTGTTGTAAAAAAGGAAGAAGCCAAGTAAAACATGTaagatttaaacattttgttttcaattcagTTGGGCCAGTTGCTCTTAAAAAACTGTTATCAAACAAAGAAGAACCATCATGAATGTGCATGGATGCACATATaatttgttctctgcattttacccatcacagtgaacacacacttgttagtggaacacactggagtAGAGGGCAGCTGAAGCACCCAGGCAAACGTGTCTTGCTCAAAGACAATACAGCTGTGAATTCCAGGGATGGTTCAATCAGGGTCTTGAACCTTGGTCCCTCATGGTGGCAAGTGATTATCTTAACCACTGATCTGCAGCTGCTTGAACTGGAATATTCCAGTTTTATGAGTTCGTGTTAAGTTGCTTTACTTACTGGACTCCTCTGTTGAGCTCTCTGGGCTTCtcaattttctgtgaaatttccTACTGGATGCCAGAGGACATCCTGTTTTTTTGACCACTTGGAGTTCAAGCTACTTTTTTACGGTTGGTTTTAACAAGaacttgttctttgttcatattttattttatcgcCTTCATATAAATAGAGAGCATGAGAGTCCATTGGATAGCCTCACTGGTTGCAGGGCACTACCCATTTGACGACCATTTTCTCAAAATTCTCACCAATGACTTGTGGTTTGCCAGGAAAAGATGTATTTTGGTCCTTCAGACGTCTATGGATGACTCTTCTTGGAATTATAAGCTgttgtgcaacttttttttagttcattcaACTCTCTCTTTGTATACTCTTTGAGATTAGTTTTGTCATTGATGGTGCCCAGCTTTGGTTTCCATTAATGCTCCATGATGTGTCCCAAAAGTTTGCTTGTGTACAAcctgaaaataaaagaagaaaatactaTTTCACAGAATACCCATAATTTCTAAACAACACTTACACTATAGTCTCCAACACGCAGATGTGGTGGCTGTTCATCTAGGCACTGTCACCTGACATCCAGAAACCATGTTCTCCACACTATCAAATACATTTGTCGTAGCTCGCACAAACTTTTATTTCCATCTCAATGTTGCAGAATGCTAATCAATGTATGAGATAATAAGATATGATAagcagataattaaaaaaaaagctgtgaaaGAAAATTCTGAAAATGTATCCCTTATTACCCAAGATTATGGCCACCAGCattggaaaaaacaaatctagaatatttacaaatgtctgagatcacaatgcaaaaaaaaaaaatcacaattattaAGGAGTTGTAATCCTAGTTGCATTCTTGTGGAAACGTGAACATGAGATGGTAGCTGATGTGTTTAGTCCTtcaatatttaatcattttcacATGTTTGTGGACAAATTCAACACATTGCTCATAATTAATGTGCACCTTTTGCTCATTACGATTAGAAATAAGACAACAGTTTTTAACATGGTTGCTGTTCTTTATTATATTTTCCCATGTTTTAGGAACTCTCATAGTGCTCAAGTATCCATACCCATGGAAAGTTGAAGAGCCATCCATTTATGAATCTGTGCGGGTTCACACAGCTCTGCAGACTGGACGTACAGAAAATGATCTTGTGGCAAATGCTCCCTCTGTACGACACTCAAAATCTCGGATAAGTAATGATTACCTTCATGAAAAATCTGGGTGTTACGTTCATTAAAAGGTCTGTTGCCAGCCAAAGTAGCAGCACAAAGGCACATAGTATAGCACATAGCAAGTCCCAGTGCAGTATTCAGCAGTCCAATATAAGATAATCTTATTATGTGAACACTGACTATTTTCCAGCAATTAAAATTCAAGTAGCCTCTCTTGAGCTAGCTTCAAATTATTGTGTGCATCCATCTTTGTGTTGCCTGGGCTACGAAATGTATCTGTTACGTTCGATTTGTTTTAGTTCTTCTTATGCTGTCTTTTCTATTTATTCATAAGCTTAATTTTCACTGGCCATGGAGTGTAATGTAAAAGGAATATTGTCGCAGTGGTCatctgaattttccttttaaaagtCAATTGTGTTACCAGCTAGGTACAAAAGAAGGCTACCTACTGAAACAAGGAGCAATTATAAAGGTATGGGCAGCAGAAAGACATAATCCTAGCCATGTCTCATATCCTGTTATGTCTACTGTTATACGatttgtgtgtactgtattgttatTTACATGTATGATGTTATTTCACATGAACAACTGCTTGGTTTGCAGAGCTGGAAGCAAAGATGGTTCACACTAAGCAGAAATgaactgaaatattttaaagaCCAAGTGGTTAGTTTTGGTTCTATTTCCTTAAATGGTTTACAATCCCATGGGGTTACACCGATAGCACATTGTAAGATCTGGTTCATTGTTGCAGTATGAAGAGCCCATTCGAACCCTGGATCTCAATGCATGCTCTGCAGTCCAGTTTGACTACTCTCATGAAAGAATCAACTGCTTCTGGTAAGGGTTAACTGGTGTGGGAATCAGAGTGGGGAAATCCATGCATAGTTTCCGCCTGTATCTCACTGAGGATGCAATAATTGCTGCGTTTGGAGGAGTAATAGTCCACCCTTGTAGGGTTTCCCTTTAAAGATACTCTACAGGTTCTCAAAAGGTCACAGGATGATCATGGCCACACCCATTTTCCCCCCCTTGCATTATACCTATAGCTGCAACAGCTTCAATGACATTTTATGCATCGTGGGATGGTGCAGTGTCTTGGAAGAGAAATACTTTACTTCATTAAGCACGATTCTATTTGTTCCATGACAGCTAAAGGCAAGTTAGAATTGCCATATATTTTGCAGAGAGCGTTTTGACAACTT
Proteins encoded in this window:
- the dapp1 gene encoding dual adapter for phosphotyrosine and 3-phosphotyrosine and 3-phosphoinositide isoform X2; translated protein: MSFSSHASSKDTCNELINLGWYHYDLSRHTAEALLLSNGSDGSYLLRNSNEGPCSFALSVRAKDSVKHFHVKHKDNGYVFGFNTFATLHDFINHFANQPLVGNETGTLIVLKYPYPWKVEEPSIYESVRVHTALQTGRTENDLVANAPSLGTKEGYLLKQGAIIKSWKQRWFTLSRNELKYFKDQVYEEPIRTLDLNACSAVQFDYSHERINCFCLVFPERRFYLCAKTGVEADEWIKILRWKLVSFWRHHIQHSAVRKCHI
- the dapp1 gene encoding dual adapter for phosphotyrosine and 3-phosphotyrosine and 3-phosphoinositide isoform X6, with the protein product MSFSSHASSKDTCNELINLGWYHYDLSRHTAEALLLSNGSDGSYLLRNSNEGPCSFALSVRAKDSVKHFHVKHKDNGYVFGFNTFATLHDFINHFANQPLVGNETGTLIVLKYPYPWKVEEPSIYESVRVHTALQTGRTENDLVANAPSLGTKEGYLLKQGAIIKSWKQRWFTLSRNELKYFKDQVYEEPIRTLDLNACSAVQFDYSHERINCFCLVFPERRFYLCAKTGVEADEWIKILRWKLKQIHTNRR
- the dapp1 gene encoding dual adapter for phosphotyrosine and 3-phosphotyrosine and 3-phosphoinositide isoform X5, translated to MSFSSHASSKDTCNELINLGWYHYDLSRHTAEALLLSNGSDGSYLLRNSNEGPCSFALSVRAKDSVKHFHVKHKDNGYVFGFNTFATLHDFINHFANQPLVGNETGTLIVLKYPYPWKVEEPSIYESVRVHTALQTGRTENDLVANAPSLGTKEGYLLKQGAIIKSWKQRWFTLSRNELKYFKDQVYEEPIRTLDLNACSAVQFDYSHERINCFCLVFPERRFYLCAKTGVEADEWIKILRWKLVGCDLELKEKF
- the dapp1 gene encoding dual adapter for phosphotyrosine and 3-phosphotyrosine and 3-phosphoinositide isoform X7; this translates as MSFSSHASSKDTCNELINLGWYHYDLSRHTAEALLLSNGSDGSYLLRNSNEGPCSFALSVRAKDSVKHFHVKHKDNGYVFGFNTFATLHDFINHFANQPLVGNETGTLIVLKYPYPWKVEEPSIYESVRVHTALQTGRTENDLVANAPSLGTKEGYLLKQGAIIKSWKQRWFTLSRNELKYFKDQVYEEPIRTLDLNACSAVQFDYSHERINCFCLVFPERRFYLCAKTGVEADEWIKILRWKLQAG
- the dapp1 gene encoding dual adapter for phosphotyrosine and 3-phosphotyrosine and 3-phosphoinositide isoform X8, with the translated sequence MSFSSHASSKDTCNELINLGWYHYDLSRHTAEALLLSNGSDGSYLLRNSNEGPCSFALSVRAKDSVKHFHVKHKDNGYVFGFNTFATLHDFINHFANQPLVGNETGTLIVLKYPYPWKVEEPSIYESVRVHTALQTGRTENDLVANAPSLGTKEGYLLKQGAIIKSWKQRWFTLSRNELKYFKDQVYEEPIRTLDLNACSAVQFDYSHERINCFCRV
- the dapp1 gene encoding dual adapter for phosphotyrosine and 3-phosphotyrosine and 3-phosphoinositide isoform X9, giving the protein MSFSSHASSKDTCNELINLGWYHYDLSRHTAEALLLSNGSDGSYLLRNSNEGPCSFALSVRAKDSVKHFHVKHKDNGYVFGFNTFATLHDFINHFANQPLVGNETGTLIVLKYPYPWKVEEPSIYESVRVHTALQTGRTENDLVANAPSLGTKEGYLLKQGAIIKSWKQRWFTLSRNELKYFKDQVYEEPIRTLDLNACSAVQFDYSHERINCFWV
- the dapp1 gene encoding dual adapter for phosphotyrosine and 3-phosphotyrosine and 3-phosphoinositide isoform X4, which encodes MSFSSHASSKDTCNELINLGWYHYDLSRHTAEALLLSNGSDGSYLLRNSNEGPCSFALSVRAKDSVKHFHVKHKDNGYVFGFNTFATLHDFINHFANQPLVGNETGTLIVLKYPYPWKVEEPSIYESVRVHTALQTGRTENDLVANAPSLGTKEGYLLKQGAIIKSWKQRWFTLSRNELKYFKDQVYEEPIRTLDLNACSAVQFDYSHERINCFCLVFPERRFYLCAKTGVEADEWIKILRWKLASLTGPVQFSANYG
- the dapp1 gene encoding dual adapter for phosphotyrosine and 3-phosphotyrosine and 3-phosphoinositide isoform X3, whose amino-acid sequence is MSFSSHASSKDTCNELINLGWYHYDLSRHTAEALLLSNGSDGSYLLRNSNEGPCSFALSVRAKDSVKHFHVKHKDNGYVFGFNTFATLHDFINHFANQPLVGNETGTLIVLKYPYPWKVEEPSIYESVRVHTALQTGRTENDLVANAPSLGTKEGYLLKQGAIIKSWKQRWFTLSRNELKYFKDQVYEEPIRTLDLNACSAVQFDYSHERINCFCLVFPERRFYLCAKTGVEADEWIKILRWKLQCDAPKRHIGVTERTSQP